In Clostridia bacterium, the following proteins share a genomic window:
- a CDS encoding xanthine dehydrogenase family protein molybdopterin-binding subunit: MPPTRTPYSWPDAPERKLIGKRVTRVDGAIKAAGAAKYTYDQHPAGMIYARMLGCPHAHARITALDTSAAEKIAGVRAVYIIQKPGTEIFWAGDEIVAVAADSERIVDRAIDAIKVEYEVLPHLVSDHEPPANIASTSGPASVEDLRGMFENQTPDGEIIAYVATNGISFQPTEDMLKTMAGFGVAPAVLNAIKGATEKPAVPKQPSFYKQSPAQVEGTPDSAFKQDGVVVSEGVYGASVIAHCCMEAHGTVCEWPDKDSLNVFISTQNVSGIAPQMAGPLKISADKIHVHQDHMGGGFGSKFGPDRWGIVNAELSRMAGGKPVRLMLDRDRELQVAGARPSAYARVKIAAQKDGAIVAWQSFGWGTGGPGGGGSPPLPYVFEIPNRRVQHTAVVNHIGPARAWRAPNHPQAALITMSALDDLAAALHMDPLDFFLKNIDMTGARSANYSEEFGIAADLMGWKSKWRSREVNSKDKSTVKRGLGLSLHTWGGRGHRSECDLTIHPDGAVEIKTGTQDLGTGTRTCILMVAADTLGVPMSQLSLLIGDNKYPVSGTSGGSTTIGGVSAATRRAAVDARAALLERVAPALEAKPEELDIADGAIYVKAAPSRKLTWKQACQKIGPVPLTIRGVNPDRSKLPDLTNAGVAGVQMAEVTVDTETGIVRVKKMVAVQDCGLIVDLETAESQINGALIMGISSALYEEKIHDPNTGRMLNPNLEFYRLAGIGDIPELAVHMMTGKGYDERGVIGLGEPPVISPAAAISNAVANAIGVRVGMIPLTPERVLAALERTQA, translated from the coding sequence ATGCCTCCGACTAGAACACCCTATTCCTGGCCCGACGCCCCCGAGCGCAAACTTATTGGCAAGCGTGTCACTCGCGTTGACGGCGCGATCAAAGCGGCCGGCGCGGCAAAATACACGTACGATCAGCATCCGGCAGGCATGATTTATGCACGCATGCTGGGCTGTCCCCACGCGCACGCACGCATCACAGCGCTCGACACAAGCGCAGCGGAGAAAATTGCAGGCGTTCGTGCCGTGTACATAATCCAGAAGCCCGGGACGGAAATCTTCTGGGCCGGTGATGAAATCGTCGCCGTTGCTGCCGACAGCGAGAGAATCGTCGATCGGGCGATCGATGCAATCAAGGTGGAGTACGAAGTACTTCCGCACCTCGTCTCTGATCATGAACCACCGGCAAACATCGCGAGCACGTCCGGTCCAGCCTCTGTAGAAGACTTGCGGGGGATGTTCGAGAACCAAACGCCGGATGGCGAGATCATCGCGTACGTCGCGACGAACGGGATCAGTTTCCAACCGACAGAAGACATGCTGAAAACCATGGCTGGGTTCGGCGTGGCACCGGCTGTTTTGAACGCCATAAAGGGCGCCACGGAGAAGCCCGCAGTCCCTAAGCAGCCAAGCTTCTACAAGCAGTCGCCGGCGCAAGTGGAGGGTACTCCGGATTCCGCGTTCAAGCAGGACGGGGTTGTTGTTTCCGAGGGCGTCTACGGCGCGTCTGTCATCGCCCACTGCTGCATGGAGGCACACGGTACGGTTTGCGAGTGGCCGGATAAAGATAGTCTCAACGTCTTCATATCCACGCAGAACGTGTCCGGCATTGCTCCCCAGATGGCCGGTCCATTGAAGATTAGCGCCGACAAGATTCACGTCCACCAGGACCACATGGGTGGCGGGTTCGGCAGCAAGTTCGGTCCCGACCGCTGGGGAATTGTGAATGCGGAACTTTCGCGCATGGCGGGCGGCAAGCCCGTCCGCCTAATGCTCGATCGCGATCGCGAACTGCAAGTCGCGGGCGCGCGTCCCTCCGCTTACGCTCGCGTCAAGATCGCTGCTCAAAAGGATGGCGCGATTGTCGCGTGGCAATCCTTTGGATGGGGCACTGGCGGACCAGGCGGTGGCGGATCTCCGCCTCTTCCCTACGTGTTTGAAATCCCCAACAGGCGAGTCCAGCACACGGCAGTCGTGAACCATATTGGCCCGGCGCGCGCATGGCGTGCTCCGAACCATCCGCAGGCAGCGCTCATTACCATGTCGGCGTTGGACGACCTGGCTGCTGCTCTGCACATGGACCCACTCGATTTCTTCCTGAAGAACATCGACATGACCGGCGCACGCTCGGCGAATTACAGCGAGGAGTTTGGAATTGCTGCCGACCTCATGGGATGGAAATCCAAGTGGCGCTCACGAGAAGTGAATTCGAAAGACAAGAGCACAGTCAAACGCGGGCTTGGGCTCTCATTACACACATGGGGTGGACGCGGTCACCGCTCCGAGTGCGACCTTACAATCCATCCTGATGGCGCTGTTGAGATCAAGACGGGCACACAGGACCTTGGCACCGGCACTCGAACCTGCATCCTGATGGTCGCCGCCGATACGCTCGGTGTCCCAATGAGTCAGTTAAGTCTTCTCATTGGCGATAACAAGTACCCGGTATCTGGGACTTCCGGCGGTTCCACCACGATCGGCGGAGTCAGTGCGGCGACCCGGCGCGCGGCAGTGGACGCCCGTGCTGCGCTGCTGGAACGCGTTGCCCCGGCACTCGAGGCCAAACCAGAAGAACTCGATATTGCTGACGGCGCGATCTACGTGAAGGCTGCACCCTCGCGCAAGCTGACGTGGAAGCAAGCCTGCCAGAAGATCGGTCCCGTGCCACTGACGATACGTGGCGTAAATCCGGATCGTAGCAAGCTCCCCGACCTGACAAATGCGGGAGTAGCCGGCGTACAGATGGCTGAAGTCACAGTGGACACGGAAACCGGCATCGTGCGCGTGAAGAAGATGGTAGCCGTGCAGGACTGCGGCCTGATCGTGGACCTCGAGACCGCAGAGTCGCAAATTAACGGTGCGCTGATTATGGGCATCAGCTCGGCTCTGTATGAAGAAAAGATCCACGATCCAAACACGGGGCGCATGCTGAACCCGAATTTGGAGTTCTATCGACTGGCTGGCATTGGCGACATCCCTGAATTGGCCGTCCACATGATGACCGGCAAGGGCTACGATGAGCGCGGCGTCATTGGGCTTGGCGAGCCGCCTGTGATCTCGCCTGCCGCTGCAATCTCGAATGCCGTCGCCAACGCTATTGGCGTCCGCGTCGGCATGATCCCACTCACGCCCGAACGCGTACTTGCGGCGCTGGAGAGGACACAAGCATGA
- a CDS encoding lactate utilization protein: MDPIFDLFKTRAATVSAEVYRFAAKAQAVDFICNFVAHETSESNGFALWADCPLLNGFDKSRLCEEVPGLRFNVNRENAAGARIGISQMHWGISNTGTLVQDATAVEQRLVSTLPEIHIAIVATGNILPDLPALLSRVNIKEINYFSFITGPSRTADIERVLTIGVHGPKRLVIVAVDELT, encoded by the coding sequence ATGGACCCGATATTTGATCTCTTCAAGACAAGAGCGGCGACGGTGAGCGCAGAAGTGTACCGCTTTGCTGCAAAGGCGCAGGCAGTCGATTTCATCTGTAATTTCGTCGCGCACGAGACAAGTGAGAGCAATGGATTCGCATTGTGGGCCGACTGCCCGCTTCTGAATGGATTCGACAAGAGCCGACTTTGCGAAGAAGTGCCCGGCCTACGATTCAATGTGAATCGCGAGAATGCGGCCGGAGCGAGAATCGGGATCAGCCAGATGCACTGGGGCATTTCGAACACTGGCACGCTCGTCCAGGATGCCACCGCGGTCGAACAGCGCTTGGTCTCGACACTCCCCGAAATTCACATCGCAATCGTGGCAACCGGCAACATCCTGCCCGACTTACCAGCACTCCTGTCCAGGGTGAACATAAAAGAAATTAACTATTTCTCCTTCATCACCGGACCCAGTCGCACAGCCGATATCGAACGCGTGCTTACCATCGGCGTGCATGGACCAAAGCGACTGGTTATCGTCGCTGTCGATGAGCTCACGTAA
- a CDS encoding LUD domain-containing protein: MKKEFRQSINTAINNPNLTGALGRFSEAYRVSRSKAYEGIEFETLRTQIAERKSYAAAHLEELAEQFKFNAEARGAKVFRANSPEAVRDYILRLAQHNGVKTVVKSKSMASEEIHLNPYLEKAGIAVNETDLGEWIIQLAHQTPSHMVMPAIHMLKEEVAETFSREVEAGQPPDIPRLVAFAREKLRAKFLDADLGITGANMAVAETGSIVIVTNEGNARLVTTLPRIHVAIVGIEKLLAKFDDVVPILTALPRSATAQLLTSYVSIISGPVPNTDGTPKDLHIILMDSRRTETAQDPKFKQALQCVRCASCLNVCPVFRLVGGHVFGKVYTGGIGIILTACFDGLEAADDIQSLCIQCGNCAEVCPGKIDIPALILELRRRIAVEKGQPRAQKAIFSVVNNRKLFHSMLRAASLAQKPFNKNGLIRHLPMFLSDMTSFRSLPAIAEEPLRDRFKKINQPKCKEKAAFYAGCLVDFAYPEIGESVIKILNKAGIEVTFPEKQTCCGAPARYSGAYEVAAKNAEDNISALLEEGVQYVVSACPTCTVALKQDFISTFQSLGQTECIEAARELSAKVIDFSTLVKKLVDEGRLRFKPGKKMSTFTYHDSCHLKRTLKADQPPRELMTKAGYELVEMAECDTCCGMGGSYSLKLPEISAPILERKVKNISETGSSLVLMDCPGCMMQIRGGLDKCGSDIKVEHTAERLAEELEAMSESLSFL; this comes from the coding sequence ATGAAAAAAGAGTTCCGCCAGTCAATCAACACGGCCATTAACAATCCGAACCTCACGGGCGCGCTAGGTAGATTTTCTGAGGCTTACCGCGTAAGCCGGTCCAAAGCTTACGAGGGCATCGAATTCGAGACGCTCCGCACGCAGATCGCAGAACGAAAATCGTACGCCGCTGCACATCTTGAAGAGCTGGCAGAGCAATTCAAATTCAATGCGGAGGCACGCGGAGCCAAGGTGTTCCGAGCCAACAGTCCTGAAGCGGTAAGGGATTACATCCTCAGGCTCGCGCAGCACAACGGCGTTAAGACCGTGGTCAAGTCGAAGTCGATGGCATCCGAGGAGATACATCTGAATCCCTACCTCGAGAAGGCCGGCATTGCAGTCAACGAGACCGATCTGGGGGAGTGGATTATTCAACTGGCACACCAGACGCCTTCGCACATGGTTATGCCGGCGATACACATGCTCAAGGAAGAGGTCGCCGAAACATTCAGCAGGGAAGTGGAGGCAGGGCAACCCCCGGATATTCCCCGGTTGGTGGCGTTTGCGCGCGAGAAGCTGCGCGCAAAATTCCTTGACGCTGATTTGGGCATCACGGGCGCCAATATGGCGGTGGCGGAAACCGGCAGCATCGTCATCGTCACCAACGAAGGCAACGCTCGGCTGGTCACCACGCTGCCAAGGATTCACGTAGCGATCGTAGGAATCGAAAAGCTCCTGGCGAAGTTCGACGACGTAGTGCCGATCCTGACCGCACTGCCCCGAAGCGCGACCGCCCAGTTGCTGACCAGCTACGTGTCGATCATTAGCGGCCCGGTGCCCAATACAGACGGCACGCCTAAGGACCTGCACATTATCCTCATGGACAGCCGCCGCACGGAAACGGCGCAGGACCCGAAGTTCAAGCAGGCGCTCCAATGTGTGCGCTGCGCATCGTGCTTGAACGTCTGCCCAGTATTCCGGTTGGTGGGCGGTCACGTGTTCGGCAAGGTGTATACGGGCGGCATCGGCATCATTCTCACGGCCTGCTTCGACGGGCTCGAAGCCGCGGATGATATCCAAAGCCTGTGTATTCAGTGTGGCAACTGCGCCGAGGTCTGCCCGGGCAAGATCGACATTCCGGCACTAATTCTGGAACTGCGACGGCGGATTGCCGTCGAAAAGGGTCAGCCTCGGGCGCAGAAGGCCATCTTCTCGGTGGTGAATAATCGCAAGCTGTTTCACTCCATGCTGCGCGCCGCCTCTCTCGCGCAGAAGCCCTTCAACAAGAACGGGCTTATCCGCCATCTTCCGATGTTCCTGTCGGATATGACCAGCTTCCGAAGCCTCCCGGCAATTGCGGAAGAGCCTCTGCGGGACCGGTTCAAGAAAATCAATCAGCCTAAGTGCAAGGAAAAAGCGGCGTTTTATGCCGGCTGTCTCGTGGACTTTGCTTATCCGGAAATTGGCGAGTCCGTTATTAAGATTTTGAACAAGGCAGGAATCGAAGTTACCTTCCCCGAGAAGCAGACTTGCTGCGGAGCGCCTGCGCGCTACAGCGGCGCCTATGAGGTCGCTGCCAAGAATGCCGAGGACAACATCTCAGCGTTGCTCGAAGAAGGTGTGCAATATGTTGTCTCGGCCTGTCCCACCTGCACCGTGGCACTGAAGCAGGATTTCATCAGCACGTTCCAGAGCCTCGGCCAAACCGAGTGCATTGAAGCTGCCAGGGAACTCTCGGCCAAGGTGATCGACTTTTCTACATTAGTAAAGAAGCTTGTTGACGAGGGACGGCTCAGATTCAAGCCCGGAAAGAAAATGAGCACCTTCACTTATCACGACTCCTGCCACCTCAAACGGACGCTGAAGGCTGACCAGCCGCCTCGTGAGCTCATGACGAAGGCTGGTTATGAACTGGTCGAAATGGCGGAATGCGATACGTGTTGCGGAATGGGTGGGTCGTATTCGCTGAAACTGCCGGAAATCTCAGCCCCAATCCTTGAGCGCAAGGTGAAGAACATCAGCGAAACGGGCAGTTCCCTGGTATTGATGGACTGCCCTGGATGCATGATGCAGATCCGCGGAGGGCTGGACAAGTGCGGATCAGACATAAAGGTAGAGCATACTGCGGAACGATTGGCCGAAGAACTGGAAGCTATGTCTGAAAGTTTGTCATTCTTATAA
- a CDS encoding alpha-L-fucosidase: MASTAWGRKPALSPATEKALQSWREARFGMFIHWGLYAVPAGEWKGREVPGIGEWIMNRAKIPVSEYEALAPQFNPTKFNAEEWVRIAKQAGVKYIVITSKHHDGFAIFKSDASKFNIVDATPFRRDPLKELAAACQKAGIKLGFYYSQTQDWHEPNGFGNDWDFKEPSKEAFSAYLEAKVKPQVRELLTNYGPISLIWFDTPKIMDKEQSQDLANFVHKLQPSCLVSGRVGNGVGDYDSTGDNQITVGVVKKDWEAPVTMNHTWGFKKNDSDWKPVPVLVRQLVRTVSGGGNYLLNVGPDATGVIPAPSVERLAEVGKWLSVNGESIYGAGGSIFRYEQDFGLITSKPGKLYLHLFDWRNEIVLNGLQNKVKKAYLLANKRNLNVTKRTDGSLHVALPSSAPDAIDSVVVLEIDGAPKVERAVVQQPNGQLALPAFLGEVHKTASGPGLRFDSRGVVERWTNTGEWMSWKVRVSRPGEFEVQLLSSEQKYGKAWEGGHKVGVEVAGQQVAGTVNRDNVEQDPTSPYWKHVVSNIGRVKIDKAGQYTLNLMPEKIEAAQNLGLTLVSVKLVPVK, encoded by the coding sequence ATGGCTAGTACTGCCTGGGGCCGGAAACCGGCCTTATCCCCGGCTACCGAGAAGGCGTTGCAATCGTGGCGCGAAGCGCGGTTTGGAATGTTTATCCATTGGGGACTGTACGCAGTGCCTGCCGGTGAATGGAAGGGGCGTGAAGTTCCCGGAATCGGCGAGTGGATCATGAACCGCGCCAAGATTCCGGTTTCTGAGTATGAGGCTCTCGCCCCGCAATTCAATCCAACGAAGTTCAACGCCGAGGAGTGGGTGCGGATCGCAAAGCAAGCTGGCGTGAAGTACATCGTCATCACCTCGAAACACCATGACGGGTTTGCGATCTTCAAGAGTGACGCCAGCAAGTTCAACATCGTTGACGCGACACCATTCCGCCGTGACCCGCTGAAGGAACTGGCCGCCGCCTGCCAGAAGGCCGGCATTAAGCTTGGCTTCTATTATTCCCAGACGCAGGACTGGCACGAGCCGAATGGTTTCGGCAACGACTGGGATTTTAAGGAGCCGTCCAAGGAGGCTTTTTCTGCTTACCTTGAAGCGAAAGTAAAACCGCAGGTACGTGAACTGCTGACGAACTACGGTCCGATCAGCCTGATCTGGTTTGACACGCCCAAGATCATGGACAAAGAGCAAAGCCAGGACCTGGCGAATTTCGTTCACAAACTACAGCCGAGTTGTCTGGTTAGCGGTCGCGTTGGCAACGGTGTAGGCGACTATGACTCGACCGGCGACAACCAGATTACGGTCGGCGTTGTGAAGAAGGACTGGGAAGCGCCCGTAACGATGAACCACACTTGGGGCTTCAAGAAGAACGACTCCGACTGGAAGCCCGTGCCGGTTCTGGTCCGCCAGTTAGTACGAACGGTCAGCGGGGGCGGCAACTACCTGCTGAACGTTGGGCCTGACGCCACCGGCGTCATTCCTGCACCGAGCGTAGAGCGACTTGCGGAAGTCGGTAAGTGGCTCAGCGTCAATGGCGAATCGATCTACGGCGCCGGAGGCAGCATTTTCCGGTACGAGCAGGACTTCGGCTTGATCACTTCAAAGCCGGGCAAGCTTTACCTCCACCTGTTCGATTGGCGAAACGAAATCGTCCTCAACGGGCTGCAGAACAAAGTGAAGAAGGCCTACCTTCTAGCAAACAAACGCAACCTTAATGTGACGAAAAGAACCGACGGTTCATTACACGTGGCTCTCCCGTCATCCGCACCCGACGCAATTGATTCCGTCGTGGTGCTTGAGATCGACGGAGCACCCAAGGTTGAGCGTGCAGTTGTTCAGCAGCCCAACGGACAATTGGCCTTGCCCGCATTTCTCGGCGAGGTCCACAAAACCGCCTCTGGGCCAGGACTGCGCTTCGACAGCCGCGGCGTCGTGGAGCGTTGGACGAACACGGGAGAATGGATGAGCTGGAAAGTTCGCGTCAGCCGTCCTGGAGAATTTGAGGTTCAACTCTTGAGCTCGGAACAGAAGTATGGCAAGGCGTGGGAAGGTGGACACAAGGTGGGCGTCGAAGTTGCCGGCCAGCAGGTGGCGGGCACGGTCAATCGCGACAACGTTGAGCAGGACCCCACCAGCCCCTACTGGAAGCATGTTGTTTCAAACATCGGGCGCGTGAAAATCGACAAGGCAGGGCAATACACGCTCAACCTGATGCCGGAGAAGATAGAAGCTGCGCAAAATCTCGGGCTGACGCTGGTTTCCGTGAAACTCGTTCCCGTGAAATAA
- a CDS encoding polysaccharide lyase 6 family protein, with protein MSMHIGRTCRLMFLVFLLSYQSFAALSAKQPTADSSVGSFKQVSNAEELKAAIVSAKPGDTIAMRDGTWKDINIVLSAAGTASAPVTLRAQTPGKVILTGGSTLTYTAPYVNVEGLLFRDGALTSGSVVTFKSDHGKLLSSAIINYNPPDPLTKYYWVFFEGSDNLVERCSFKEKTNMQPLIGNGIQGARRNAVVRNHISDMGSSHGRNGMEMFRIWGYGGSEELGDDGAYFTVAENLLERADGEGMEIISLKSNRNRVLNNTIRDTIGGITNRSGNFNTIAGNVILCGGRRGAYGMRTTGQQQRIYDNYISNCEYGIMLMSGEYIDRDLTGKYEPIKREGTPLGRVPRYGWVKQIEVARNTLVDNSGPDITVGGNYKSGWPGAQRVLLPEDNLIANNLIIKTKGSTVLETTVQDSQAPLDGFSFKPNRFASNVVFGGEAVIPEGFTRAGADKMPPAPQVKPLTVADVGPEWMRK; from the coding sequence ATGTCGATGCATATAGGCCGGACGTGCCGTTTGATGTTCCTGGTTTTCCTGCTGAGCTATCAGTCGTTCGCTGCGTTAAGCGCTAAGCAACCGACGGCGGACTCGAGTGTCGGGTCCTTCAAGCAGGTCTCGAATGCGGAAGAACTCAAGGCTGCAATAGTGTCGGCTAAGCCCGGCGACACCATCGCCATGCGCGATGGGACCTGGAAGGATATCAACATCGTCCTTAGTGCCGCGGGGACAGCATCAGCACCAGTCACCCTGCGCGCGCAGACTCCAGGAAAAGTGATTCTAACGGGTGGATCTACCCTGACGTACACCGCGCCGTATGTAAACGTGGAAGGCCTTTTATTCCGCGACGGCGCGCTGACCTCCGGCTCCGTGGTGACATTCAAGTCCGATCACGGCAAGTTATTGAGTAGCGCAATCATCAACTACAACCCACCGGACCCGCTTACCAAGTACTACTGGGTGTTCTTCGAGGGCAGCGACAACCTTGTCGAACGCTGCTCCTTCAAGGAGAAGACCAACATGCAGCCGTTGATAGGCAACGGCATTCAGGGAGCGCGCCGCAACGCTGTTGTCCGAAACCACATCAGCGACATGGGCTCAAGCCATGGCCGCAATGGAATGGAGATGTTCCGCATCTGGGGCTACGGCGGTAGTGAGGAACTGGGGGACGACGGCGCCTACTTCACAGTCGCCGAGAATCTCTTGGAACGCGCTGATGGCGAAGGCATGGAGATCATCTCGCTGAAATCAAACCGCAATCGCGTATTGAATAACACCATTCGCGATACGATCGGCGGCATTACCAATCGCAGCGGCAATTTCAATACAATCGCCGGCAACGTTATCCTCTGTGGCGGCCGGCGCGGGGCCTATGGGATGCGTACCACGGGCCAGCAGCAGCGCATTTACGACAACTATATTTCCAATTGCGAATACGGAATCATGCTAATGAGCGGCGAATATATCGACCGCGATTTGACGGGCAAATACGAGCCGATCAAGCGTGAAGGAACGCCGCTGGGCCGTGTACCGCGCTACGGATGGGTAAAGCAAATCGAGGTCGCGCGCAATACCCTGGTGGACAATTCCGGCCCCGACATCACCGTCGGCGGCAACTACAAGAGTGGCTGGCCTGGCGCTCAGCGCGTGCTTTTACCCGAGGACAATTTGATCGCAAACAATCTGATCATAAAGACTAAGGGCAGCACGGTTCTTGAGACGACAGTTCAGGACAGCCAAGCCCCGCTTGACGGATTCAGCTTCAAGCCCAACCGGTTCGCTTCGAATGTTGTATTCGGAGGTGAAGCTGTGATCCCGGAGGGGTTCACACGGGCTGGAGCGGACAAGATGCCCCCGGCTCCGCAAGTTAAACCCCTGACGGTCGCCGACGTGGGTCCGGAGTGGATGAGGAAATAA
- a CDS encoding FAD binding domain-containing protein: MKAFEYASPVDVNQVSVLLERGKGAILAGGTDLLALIKGAVVEPKRLVNIKSIEGLEGVASSKGGLRIGALARLQDLADNAIIRTSYPALAEALDEAASPQIRNMATIGGNLLQRPRCWYFRSGFGLLALDSTGESLVLKGDNRYHAILGNDGPAYFVSPSTIAPALIAYDAKVTILGNNGKRRITPLQDLYRIPKQREDVEHALTPGEVLTEINIPPAAANTKAAVYEVRQKHAFDWPLATAAVVLRMNGNTVQSARVAMGHVAPIPWISTEAEAVLAGKPLNEQTIFAAASAAVQKAKSLGQNGHKIQCARTAVKRAIMKAAGLPVA; the protein is encoded by the coding sequence ATGAAGGCTTTCGAATACGCGAGTCCTGTCGATGTGAACCAAGTCTCGGTCCTGCTAGAACGCGGGAAAGGCGCTATTCTGGCCGGTGGTACGGACTTGCTTGCGCTGATAAAGGGCGCGGTGGTCGAACCGAAGCGCCTCGTCAACATTAAAAGTATCGAGGGGCTCGAAGGCGTCGCATCGAGTAAGGGAGGGTTGCGCATTGGCGCCCTCGCTCGCCTGCAAGACCTGGCCGATAACGCGATAATTCGCACATCGTACCCTGCACTGGCTGAGGCATTGGACGAGGCAGCAAGTCCTCAGATACGCAACATGGCCACGATTGGCGGAAACCTTCTCCAGCGGCCGCGTTGCTGGTATTTCCGCAGCGGCTTCGGCCTGCTGGCACTGGATAGCACTGGTGAATCACTCGTGTTGAAGGGCGACAACCGGTATCACGCCATTCTCGGAAACGACGGCCCTGCCTACTTTGTTTCGCCGTCGACCATTGCTCCCGCTCTGATCGCGTACGATGCGAAGGTCACGATCCTCGGGAACAATGGCAAGCGGCGAATCACCCCGCTTCAGGACCTCTACCGCATTCCGAAGCAGAGAGAAGATGTCGAGCACGCCCTGACGCCCGGCGAAGTGCTTACGGAAATCAACATCCCCCCGGCGGCAGCGAACACAAAGGCGGCCGTCTACGAGGTAAGACAGAAGCATGCTTTCGATTGGCCGCTTGCTACTGCTGCTGTCGTGCTTCGGATGAATGGCAATACTGTGCAATCCGCTCGTGTAGCAATGGGACATGTGGCTCCGATTCCGTGGATCTCGACAGAAGCAGAGGCCGTCCTCGCAGGCAAGCCGCTCAACGAACAGACGATCTTTGCCGCGGCCAGCGCTGCGGTCCAGAAGGCAAAGAGCCTCGGCCAAAACGGCCACAAGATTCAGTGCGCACGGACCGCCGTAAAGCGCGCGATCATGAAGGCTGCCGGACTTCCGGTGGCATAG